ccttgagcaaactaaGTTTTGCTCGAGCCACAGTCGAGGGAACAATCTGCCTGGTGCTTTTACAACTTtcaaaaccaggctccataatcctacaatcacaccaatctccaacttggagactggttctcaacatgctagcTTCTATCTCCAACATGATTCCTTATCATCtttacaattttacagctcatgtcttcaagttagaagactaattaaagtgatgcataactttagttcatcacgtacagtgcccttaatcaacacatctatatagggcaacacatctcccactacACTGGGAATCAATAGTCTCCCacagaccttgacacatatcagagaacctattgctgaggtctccatctctgaccCGGGCGACTAACTCCACATCCTACTGCTAACATATCCTATCTTCAgtcgatgtgcccatcttgtgtgcagtctctgctaacttcgatttgcataatctccattcttgcaagattttcttcataccgtagttcactaccttcattcagcaggatatagtttaagatagtaaccaccatggaggtctgatcgtcttggcagttatgtgatcatcaactttaggtgtagatatccctagAACATCTGACATTTTGTTATCATCTCTCACACCTTTACTTCATATCGTGGTCTATGGAGATTTCTTCAagtttagatgaggaaaagtaaaactgagttcctttaacttcctcatctaattcacacgaccattACCACGAGCCAAAACCAATAAATCATTCATGATCTTCCAGgcctttttgagaaaacactattgaatgactgttgtcttcaagctgtctttaacagcattatgcactgcaagaaatgcaacgccatgtatttcttcaattaccatattcacagcatcattctcagttttctcctgattttagcagtctcttgtggcctgtcttgccacaatttctagcgagtcatctgttgtccagatcttgacttgcctctgaccttactatcaacattcaggatcaataactcgagatcttgccagaatctcttcgGTGCATCTcttcatctaggataagatatcttacattaagaaacttcaactttgTTTTCTTTACAGAATTACTCTTTTACCTTTTTTGAAGTTGAACTAtttcttcatctgcactttaTTATTTGTAACTGACTTTTCAAAGAAAGTTACAATGAGATCAATTGcagttctcctcttaataacattatgctccatgagttgtatgattgcaaaaacctgctgatataacaagttaatcagcatcgtctaATGATATGAAGTTTGCTCCTCAAATTTCACGATtccaactggcttaaatcaagcccaaacaaACTGAGTCCGAcaacattggactccaactggctgacatcaagcccaaaaccaatgatTCTAGCATGACTCCAACTGACTGAGATCAAGCctaaaacaaatgagtctgtcacgactccaactggctgcgatcaagccaaaaacaaatgagtctgtcatgactccaactggcagatcaagcccaaaacaaattaGTCAATCACAACTCTAACTGGCTGTGATCAAgctcaaaacaaatgagtctgtcaCGACTCCAGCTGGCTGAGATCaagtccaaaacaaatgagtccatcacgactccaactggctgcaaTGAAACCCACAACTGATCTAAAGTATGAATAGTCCAGATCAttagtaccgatggcgaatttcaacattcccaccatatgAATGAGTCCataatgatccaaatagttttatTTGATCATCATAATTGAACTCTAACTAGCGTAGATCAAGttcaaaatgatctgcaactctgaacggttcagatcgaaggtgccgatggcgaatctcaacatttccacTGTACAGAttagtccggaatgatccaaatagtttgtcaacactatttgatcattacAATTGAACTCTAactggcttagatctagcccaaaatgatctgcgaCTCATGGATGGTttagatcgaatgtaccgatggagaatctcaacatttccaccatacagatgagtctagaatgatccaaatagtttgttagcactatttgattatcacaattgaactccaactagcGTAGATCTAACCTAAAATGATCTGTAACTCGTGGACGATTCAAATTGAATGTACTGATGGCGAATCTAaacattcccaccgtatggATGAGtctgaaatgatccaaatagtttatcagtactatttgatcatcgcaattgaactccaactagtgtaaatctagcccaaaatgatctgcaactatcGACGGTTTAGATCGACaataccgatggcgaatctcaatatTCTCACTATACAGATGAGTCTAGAATGacccaaatagtttgtcagcactatttgatcatcgcaattgaactccaactggcgtatctagcccaaaatgatctgcaactatcaacggttcagatcgaaagtaccgatggcgaatctcaacattccaacTGTACGGATGAgtttggaatgatccaaatagttggttagcactatttgatcatcgcaattgaactccaactggtgtagatctagcccaaaatgatctgcaactatcGACGGTTTAGATTgaaagtaccgatggtgaatctcaacattcccaccatatgGATGAGtctgaaatgatccaaatagttggttagcactatttgatcatcgcaattagaCTCTAAATGGcatagatcaagcccaaaatgatctacaaCTCATGAACAATTCAGATCTAAAGTatcgatggtgaatctcaatatTTTCACCATACGGATGATTCCGGAATGATCAAAATAGTTAGAAAGTAccatttgatcgttgaaattgGATTCCAAATGACTTAGTTCTAACCCAAAATCGATCTATGACTTTTGGACGGTTTAGATTAGTGTTCTGCTACAGTGGTGGGTGGAGGCGTATGGGAGAGTGTCTCCcacgcgtcttcttcctctagCCGTGAGTGGGGGCGCATGGGAGCGTGTTTCCtactcgtcttcttcctctaatGTGATTTAGGCGCATCTGTGCACTCTCTGACTTCTAGGAGTGCGTACGGGCTCCTCCGGCATCCGTTTCTGATGCCGTTTGCGGCAACAGATTCGTCTTGATGCAAGAAACATCATTGTGtggtcaaaagttgatttcgatcaacttgatttttctgGACAATGcaaaccagagctctgataccaattgtcgcgcctctggcctgtccaaaaattACACTAGATGAtggagagacaatatttaagtggttcggcaacttgcctacctCTACTGAAGCAGaaactcaatattttcaatatgtttgtataaaattacaaacactcataaacaactctctatctctcaaaatggCCCTTtgttaggggtgggcagcggggccccgcacCCCGCTATCCCGTCCCcattcgccccgcccccgcacgacGGGGCGGGGTACGCCGCCCCGCATCTAGTCTCCTTAGCAGGGGCGGGGAGGGCCCAACCCTGCCTTgcatttcccccgccccgccctcacctatatatatatatatatatatatattatataaacataaatatttatatatacaaaaacataaatatatgtttatatatataaatatatatatttatattttacaaattgtgtatatataaatatatatattacaatttgttagacttgttcataaattatacattagcaaatttaaaaactatatagtttaaaaactactacactacaacttacacaaaatatgcattaataaatttaaaaattacataatttttaaattatagtcatatttacaaaacgtaaatttacaatttagatctaaaaatatatatttttcatcacttttagatctagaaataattttttaaaataataaaatatagttaatatttgaagtgAAAATAAAGCAGGGTGGATTGGCTATTCGCCCCGCACCCCGCCTAGCGCCCGCCCCGGGGATGTGGGGGCGGGTGGCGGGGAGGGGGCTACctcgcaccgtatggtgcgggtagcacccctacccTCTGTTCTGGGTTTCCCTAGAACCTATATTTCGCCCACAGCCctgccttgatctctcaccgcagtgagtATGATTTTCAATTTCAGCAAATGATCTCTTCTTATAGGTGAAGCCATAGGGGACAAAACTCTCATacttcttgaccaagaggaAGCTTTCAATTGGTGCAGTCATTTTAGTCAATATTTGCTACTAGGGACTTTTAATAGATGAGTAGATGGCTGCAACTTCAAGTGACATTTCACAGTTAAGGGTTTTAACACACCCCCTATTCGTCACTGCTCTTTAAGTTAAGCCATGTCTCCCAACCTAACCACTGGTATCCTTCTTACTTCACACTTTTCAACGCAAACCCCCAGCTTAACCCTAACCATTGTTTCTGCTTTCCGGCCCAGTCAAACTCCAACCCATTCTCCCCAAACTATTTACATATACGAAGAAACAAAAGATCAAAAGGACAGGCAACCAATTTGCCTCTGCGACACATTTTCACTGCAACAAGTAATCCAgcctttcttttcctcttggCCATCCCTTACCTTCCGATAAGAAGCCATTGAAATATCTATATGTTTTATACCTTTAAATGTTAGATTAGATTAGTTTCACAAGTACATTTTCCTTACAAAAACAGGAAGTGTGGCTTTGGAGGTGAATTTTGGGAGTGAGGCGATTACTCGTtgattttcttttggtttttgttaCGTCCACTTATTCTAGCTGCTtgtctttttaaaaaaggagagttgtttttgttttgttttttttttccaatttcttttattgtctaTCTTGCTTGCTCTTTGTTTCAGCTCTGAGGAAATTCCttcttttattgattttccATTTATCTTAAAAGCAAAAGCATCttcaattttcaacaaaacaAGCTTATGGTGGTGGTAATGGACTAGTTGCCTATAACGTGAAACATTATTTACACGTTGGTACTATTAGCTATTTCTCCTCCTTTAGGCAATAAAAatgtgttgaattttttttcttcctttaggCTTTGAAAGCTTGGGGTCAGATTTGGCTGCTATCAAACTTCGATTCACAGGAAGACATTGCTTACCCAAATGATCCCAGGCTGCCCCTTAAGGTGGATAATGACCTCAAACAGCTGTTTCGGGGAATTGAACTGCCTCGTGATATGATAGATATCGAGAGGGATCTACAGAAGAACGGGATGAAACCTGCCACCAACACTGCTCAAAGGAGGGCCCGGTCAGAGGTTCATGGCATTTCCTCAAAGCAGaagtcaaagaagaagaagcacgaGATCACCAAGAGGACAAAGCTGACCAATGCCCATCTACCAGAGCTTTTCCGGAACCTAGAGAATAGTAACTCCTGAAGTTCGGACGAGCCGTTGGCGAACCTTGATGGGAAGATCAACTGCAGGCTGCGATATA
This Carya illinoinensis cultivar Pawnee chromosome 11, C.illinoinensisPawnee_v1, whole genome shotgun sequence DNA region includes the following protein-coding sequences:
- the LOC122280687 gene encoding uncharacterized protein LOC122280687, coding for MSPNLTTGILLTSHFSTQTPSLTLTIVSAFRPSQTPTHSPQTIYIYEETKDQKDRQPICLCDTFSLQQALKAWGQIWLLSNFDSQEDIAYPNDPRLPLKVDNDLKQLFRGIELPRDMIDIERDLQKNGMKPATNTAQRRARSEVHGISSKQKSKKKKHEITKRTKLTNAHLPELFRNLENSNS